The genomic DNA TAGCACATTGATATCATTATGTGACCCAGGTAAACCAAAAAATGCATGCCATATCCAAAGATCATAAGACGCCACTGCTTCCAAAATAATTGTTGGCTCATGTGCATGACCAGTATACATACCTCTCCATGCAGTCGGACAATTCTTCCATTTCCAGTGCATACAGTCAATGCTCCCCAACATACCTGGAAATCCCCGTTTCTCACCGACTGCTAGCAATCTAGCAATGCCATTGCTATTTGGAGACCGCAAGTACTCATCTCCAAAGATTGAGATTACCGCTTTGACAAAAAGTTTCATGCTCTTTATGGCTGTGGTTTCTCCAATTCTTACATACTCATCCATGAGATCAGCTCCAACTCCATAAGCAAGGATCCTCAAGGCGACAGTCACCTTTTGTAAAGAAGAAAGCCCAAGAGTTCCAGCAACATTTCTTCTTTGAACGAAGTATGGTTCATGATTCTCCACATTGTTAAGAATTCGAAGAAAGAGGTCACGATTCATTTGAAACCTCCTCCTGAAAATATTAGGAGGATATACCGATGGATTAGCAAAGTAGTCATTGAAGAGACGTATGTGACCCTCCAACAGATTTCTCCTAATAAACACACGTCGTTGCTTGCCGGGAATGATCTGTGATCGCGAACCTTCTTCATCATCCAATGAATCTTCAATTAAAAAGGCAGTTACAATTGTTTCCAACTCATCATCAGAAGAAAGTAGACAATCGTAATTACTAATGAAATGAGACATTATtgaatttttttggaaaaattgtaATTGTATGAGATTGATGATATGGATAGATATTCATAATATTATGTAATTTTATACTAAAAAAATATGGTCGTTGGAGGAATATAGACGTTGGGAAAGTTGGTGCAAAATCATTAatatagataataataaaaaagtatagaggagagagaaataataataaataaataaagatatggTAAATTATAGAGTAGCTGATGTACCATGTATTGAAAAgagattatctaaatttaataaagttgattgtttaccttaaattttagagaAGTTGATAAGGAAACTAATGCAGATGCTGTGAGCTTGTGAgttgttctgttattgtttatttttattattctcgAAGTTTAAGCTTGTGAGTTGTTCTATTATTTAAAGGGAGGAATGCTGTGGTTGGATTACTGCAACAAAATTAGCTATTAACGGTATATATTAacgaagtatatatatatatatatatatatatatatatatatatatatatatatatatatctggaTGTGCGCTATTAATAGTATAAATTTAGATAAGAAAAAATATTCTCAAGACATAGTATAGACGGTGGATGTATGATATCTTTGACGTAATAGTCAAAAATCGATTCTTAGGAATCGATGACCTGAAATTTATCCTAccatatattatatatttatatgtatCTCTTTTCATATCCTTTTGATCATCACTAGGGGAACCGTTAAAAACATGCCATTAATTATCAATAGTACATAGCATGATGTgattagttaaaaaaataaataaataaagttatattaaaaaaataaaaaaaaacacatgatTAAAAGAAAACCTAATCGTGGGTTAAAAATCAAgtatagaaaaattaaagctaagtaaaaaaaaatgcaaaaaataaataaaaaataccattAAAAGAATGTACAAATTGTAGGTTAAAATAACTCTTCGCAATAGCTCTTCGTCCTCGATGTCCCTCAATATCCTAAGAATTGGCAGTGAAAATCTGACGTTGAGCAAGATAGAGATTATCCTGCAAGCTGATGGAGGAAAATTTGAGGAGAATACAAGAAGAGAAATCTCCAAGAAGGatactttttattaaaacttgaGATTTTTTAATCCCTTAACATCTAAACATGATTCTTATATAGACCACAACCTAagattcaaataaggaaagaaattataataattacaattaatagattttaatttcaatattataaagaaataaaatagatttttaccctaaaagtaattaacttaataattgaTCCTGTCTGTGCGCTGAGTCGATGaaagctggggacgtggcgctctctgctacCTCCAGGTGATCTCCGCAATGACGTGGacttccggtgaacctgcaacaaagccaggccgggaaggggttcccagcgacgaccctctgacgctcaagtcaggcaatgacGAGCTGAAGCAGAGGCAAAATAAtgagactgtggctacagtagaggAGAAAAACATGCCTCCGTTGAAGTCCggaggtctttatataggaccccggagaggcgcgcccacacttcccgaggcgtgcatgctcctcaaagcatacctcagaatggttgtgtcagaaaagcgtgtctgacgccataccgcaattgtccgagcatatctctgtcacgacagtggaaacttccaccgtacgatcctcggTACAGCCCGGTCGCCGACCATGCTgattgtcggcggcaggtgtctcgagaatgataCCACTAGCTCCcctttttgtcctcttctaagtctTTTGTCTCTTACCTGGCCGGACGGGGTTCCCGCTCGGCCTCCAGGACGCTCGGGTGCGCATGCGCATCGGACCGGGCGAGAAGGCCGCTCGGTCAAATACTCGGACGGGAGTGCGATCTAGTTGACCTGCGGTTAGACTGAGCGGATCGGCCGCTCGGCACGACGGTTCCGCTATAAGggagcttgtgagcgtcggaagctcgacccgaGGTCGAGCTATCTACACGCCGGCCCGGGATTTACTCCGGCCGGTCGGCCAGGTGGCTTCCCCCCGCTCAGCCGGGACCTTGACTCCCCCGCGTCGTCGACCCCTCCCTATGTGGGCCCCCGATTCTTACCACCAGATCAATAATCTTAACTCGGATCAAGATGCAGATCAAGACAAATCCTCTctaaaaaaataccaaaaatataaaaattatcctaaatactaaaaaattattatcaaaaatagcaaaaagaccctaaaaagggtTTAAACGGTGGAATTTGGAGCTAAAAATTTGATGGTTATGGTTTCACCCATAACAAATGTAGGTTTTCGAATTCTGTATGTGTGATGACAGACAAAGCCTAATTCCGAgtctcaagtcaaaagttatACTCGTTTGAAGTTTGAAGACTCATATTGGGATTCAACACAGGTTGGGCGTGCATCAGTTTCCCTGGCTTGAAAAGAACTCGCCCTTGAGTTCAAATTAACTTCAATTGCAACCATCATATAAGGAGTTAGGTGCTTCACATTAAAGACTTCGGAAGTCTTCAGATGATTGGGAAGGCGCAACCTACAAGAATTGTCTTTAATCTTCGGTAGTATCTCGTATGATCCAATTTTT from Zingiber officinale cultivar Zhangliang chromosome 4A, Zo_v1.1, whole genome shotgun sequence includes the following:
- the LOC121969118 gene encoding uncharacterized protein LOC121969118; its protein translation is MSHFISNYDCLLSSDDELETIVTAFLIEDSLDDEEGSRSQIIPGKQRRVFIRRNLLEGHIRLFNDYFANPSVYPPNIFRRRFQMNRDLFLRILNNVENHEPYFVQRRNVAGTLGLSSLQKVTVALRILAYGVGADLMDEYVRIGETTAIKSMKLFVKAVISIFGDEYLRSPNSNGIARLLAVGEKRGFPGMLGSIDCMHWKWKNCPTAWRGMYTGHAHEPTIILEAVASYDLWIWHAFFGLPGSHNDINVLERSNIFTEITEGRAPKVNYSINGHDYTMGYYLADGIYPSWSTFVKTIPTPQGRKRQLFASTQESTRKDVERTFGVLQARFAIVCGPALYFCQSVLKDIMMACIILHNMIVEDERDSYLRAHNFDYDQEDDTNLEPISRYPTSQFVDFLQRHRGIRNKETHSQLQFDLIKHQWLLRGEE